In the Helianthus annuus cultivar XRQ/B chromosome 11, HanXRQr2.0-SUNRISE, whole genome shotgun sequence genome, one interval contains:
- the LOC110888790 gene encoding uncharacterized protein LOC110888790, which translates to MNYLSTNIRGAGNSLKAVHIKELKKQNNINFIAIQETQFTDSAKLQVKSFWGNSLFESEYVNASGRSGGLLNIWDPNLFACISSVHNRFFLASLGELVNGREKLNIVNIYAPHDNNLKKELWNDLINLMESHTGAWILLGDFNCVREPYERKNSKFDPLAAKSFNQFIRVVALSEYAMIGCSFTHRSDDGKRYRKIDRVLVCQSFLSKCPRLSSRVCQDIDWITAP; encoded by the coding sequence ATGAATTATCTAAGTACCAATATTAGAGGGGCGGGAAATTCCTTGAAAGCAGTTCATATCAAGGAATTGAAAAAGCagaataacatcaattttatagCTATACAGGAGACTCAGTTTACCGATTCTGCCAAACTACAGGTAAAATCTTTTTGGGGTAACTCTCTCTTTGAATCAGAATATGTGAATGCATCGGGTAGGTCGGGGGGGTTATTAAACATTTGGGACCCAAATCTCTTTGCTTGTATCTCATCGGTCCATAATAGGTTTTTCCTGGCATCACTCGGTGAATTAGTGAACGGGAGGGAGAAATTGAACATCGTTAATATCTATGCCCCACATGATAACAATCTCAAAAAGGAACTATGGAATGATCTAATTAACCTGATGGAATCACACACTGGGGCCTGGATCCTATTGGGAGATTTCAACTGTGTACGTGAACCATATGAAAGAAAAAACTCAAAATTCGATCCCCTCGCAGCTAAATCTTTCAATCAGTTTATACGTGTTGTTGCTCTATCCGAGTATGCTATGATAGGTTGCTCATTCACCCATAGATCAGACGATGGCAAACGGTACCGCAAGATCGATAGGGTTCTGGTTTGCCAATCGTTTTTGTCTAAATGCCCTCGGCTAAGCTCACGGGTCTGCCAAGATATAGATTGGATCACCGCCCCCTAA